From one Cardiocondyla obscurior isolate alpha-2009 linkage group LG06, Cobs3.1, whole genome shotgun sequence genomic stretch:
- the LOC139103732 gene encoding calcium load-activated calcium channel, whose product MWADTILILFISICTALLGEGLTWLMVYRTEKYQKLKAEVEKQSKKLEKRKEAHGDSLDRQQKKKIEREEERLKNNNRDLSLVKMKSMFAIGFAFTALLSMFNNIFDGRVVARLPFVPISWIQGLSHRNLPGDDYTECSFIFLYILCTMSIRQNIQKMLGFAPSRTASKQSGSIFGPPPQQFK is encoded by the exons ATGTGGGCAGACACAAtcctaattttatttatcagcATATGCACGGCGTTACTTGGCGAAg GTTTGACGTGGTTAATGGTTTATCGAACTGAGAAGTATCAAAAACTAAAAGCCGAAGTCGAGAAGCAGAGTAAAAAGC tggagaaaaggaaagaggcACATGGCGACTCTTTAGATAGacagcaaaagaaaaagattgaaCGAGAGGAGGAACGGTTAAAAAACAACAATCGGGATTTATCCCTCGTGAAAATGAAGTCAATGTTCGCGATCGGGTTTGCGTTCACGGCACTACTAAGcatgtttaataatatattcgacGGTCGAGTGGTCGCCAGATTACCATTTGTACCGATTAGCTGGATACAAGGCTTGTCGCACAGAAATCTTCCAGGTGACGATTACACGGAGTGctcattcatatttttatacatattgtGCACCATGAGTATTAGACAG AATATTCAGAAAATGCTTGGCTTTGCTCCATCCAGAACTGCGAGCAAACAGAGCGGTAGCATCTTCGGACCTCCACCtcaacaatttaaataa
- the LOC139103735 gene encoding RNA guanine-N7 methyltransferase activating subunit-like encodes MTDKTLTSEQDKFLGECEEEFKNRYTEDDSAFMKIKTKEPKKPPIVDPWYTKPRRHDWSRQNQNQNHDRRNHHWDRRSNEKHERLERHAGKHFMHHRQRMY; translated from the coding sequence ATGACGGATAAAACTTTAACGAGCGAGCAAGACAAGTTTCTAGGCGAATGCGAAGAAGAATTCAAGAATCGTTACACGGAGGACGACAGCgcttttatgaaaattaagacGAAGGAGCCCAAGAAGCCTCCTATCGTGGATCCTTGGTATACTAAACCTCGTAGGCACGACTGGTCGCGAcaaaatcaaaatcaaaatcaCGATAGACGTAATCATCACTGGGATCGTCGTAGCAATGAGAAACATGAGAGACTGGAGCGGCATGCGGGCAAACACTTCATGCATCATCGTCAAagaatgtattaa